From a region of the Nonlabens sp. Hel1_33_55 genome:
- a CDS encoding sigma 54-interacting transcriptional regulator gives MEIKNCLLTWDSYNHGFIVTARTILGLLENESILISEVLYLHNQPLTNQNIAERKSFFKEDLDAKTSIDRERLTKVKRVRDQFELQDKPIPKFTNKGINIKNVTHYQSIFDGLVKLLKSDFSFYSGNLHINVSPGTPQMHVVWLMLNASGYLPENTRLWSSQWSKADDSYAIDEIKFKPKTYLSEVLKRKFNDTFTPLINPNDTQSGLRKEAEKRIEVFAHLLDVPIMLLGERGTGKSTYVREVIAPLHTDLPYKELACGTFNEELLRSELFGFTKGAFTGANQNKKGILAEFENGGVLFLDEIQDLSKPLQRQLVQVLQTGKYYPIGSNEPRAAKFRLITASNKSFQELNDVHLDLDFIDRIARFIVEIPPLRKSREDLSRFWNEAWKSIHSSDDGPQLIKDAAINKFLAEDPLYGNFRDLQRLAAIVGAFYLSHKNQKTAVKEGISEFKKWSTIQQSSKSSDSFFLDSKDYNHIIAHFNKELVLWAESNYGSLQEASRVLKRSESALRKDKSMERLKN, from the coding sequence ATGGAAATTAAAAACTGCCTTTTAACTTGGGATTCTTACAACCACGGTTTTATTGTTACTGCTAGAACTATTCTTGGTTTATTGGAGAACGAAAGTATACTAATAAGTGAAGTCTTGTATTTACATAATCAACCATTAACTAATCAAAACATAGCTGAAAGAAAAAGCTTTTTCAAGGAAGACTTAGATGCTAAAACTTCAATTGATAGAGAAAGATTAACAAAGGTGAAAAGGGTAAGAGATCAATTTGAACTACAAGACAAACCTATTCCTAAATTCACAAATAAGGGAATAAACATAAAAAACGTGACGCATTACCAGTCTATCTTTGATGGGTTGGTAAAATTGCTTAAATCTGATTTTAGTTTCTATTCTGGTAATTTACATATTAATGTTTCTCCTGGTACACCGCAAATGCACGTCGTCTGGTTAATGCTGAATGCGAGCGGCTACCTTCCTGAGAATACTAGGCTATGGTCTAGCCAATGGTCTAAAGCAGATGATAGTTATGCCATTGACGAAATAAAATTTAAGCCTAAAACGTATTTAAGTGAAGTTCTCAAACGTAAGTTTAATGATACTTTTACTCCGTTAATAAACCCTAACGATACTCAATCTGGACTTCGTAAAGAGGCAGAGAAACGCATTGAAGTATTTGCACATTTATTAGACGTTCCGATAATGCTGCTTGGTGAACGTGGAACAGGAAAGTCCACCTATGTAAGAGAAGTAATAGCACCATTACACACTGACTTACCTTATAAAGAACTGGCGTGTGGAACTTTTAATGAAGAACTATTAAGAAGTGAACTATTTGGGTTTACAAAAGGTGCTTTTACAGGAGCAAATCAAAATAAGAAAGGGATATTAGCCGAATTTGAAAATGGAGGTGTTCTGTTTTTGGATGAAATTCAAGACTTATCAAAACCCTTACAACGACAGCTTGTTCAAGTATTACAAACTGGCAAGTATTATCCTATAGGATCTAATGAGCCCAGAGCAGCTAAATTCAGATTAATAACTGCAAGCAATAAAAGTTTTCAAGAGTTAAATGACGTTCACTTAGATTTAGATTTTATAGATAGAATAGCTCGTTTTATAGTAGAGATACCACCGCTTAGAAAATCAAGGGAAGATTTGTCTAGGTTTTGGAATGAAGCTTGGAAAAGTATCCACAGTAGTGATGATGGTCCACAATTGATAAAAGACGCTGCAATAAATAAATTTTTAGCTGAAGATCCACTTTATGGAAATTTTAGAGATTTACAACGACTTGCCGCAATAGTAGGCGCCTTTTACTTATCCCATAAGAACCAAAAAACTGCTGTAAAAGAAGGTATTTCAGAATTTAAAAAATGGTCTACTATCCAGCAGTCCAGTAAATCGAGCGACAGTTTTTTTTTAGATAGTAAAGACTATAACCACATAATTGCCCATTTTAACAAGGAACTAGTTCTCTGGGCTGAATCTAACTACGGTTCACTTCAGGAAGCAAGTAGAGTTCTCAAACGTTCAGAAAGTGCCTTAAGAAAGGATAAAAGCATGGAGCGGTTGAAGAATTAA
- a CDS encoding VOC family protein, which translates to MKIQPYLSFRGNCMQAFSFYQNLFGGQTHNKETWEGKSTDIPENYRDKIQHIELKGSGFHFMGYDVSPDTVLNKGNTTCMSIDLDSREEADKLFDALSKGGTKNENMYESSWGDYYGRCTDQFDITWMINAK; encoded by the coding sequence ATGAAAATTCAACCTTATTTATCCTTTAGAGGGAATTGCATGCAGGCGTTTAGCTTTTATCAAAATCTTTTTGGAGGGCAGACTCACAACAAAGAAACTTGGGAAGGAAAATCAACCGACATTCCAGAAAATTACCGCGACAAGATCCAGCACATTGAATTGAAGGGATCTGGATTTCACTTCATGGGCTACGATGTATCTCCAGATACCGTACTCAATAAAGGAAACACAACCTGCATGAGCATCGATTTGGATAGCCGTGAGGAAGCAGACAAATTATTTGATGCACTTTCTAAAGGTGGTACCAAAAACGAAAATATGTATGAATCCAGCTGGGGCGATTACTACGGTAGATGTACTGACCAGTTTGACATCACTTGGATGATTAATGCTAAATAA
- a CDS encoding glutaminase encodes MIFKNIVKVKQMVDYQKTIEEIHESILREENKGEIASYIPELAQVNPEKFGIHLLMANGKSYGTGDSKTKFSIQSISKVLSLTLAYKSEGDSIWKRVGVEPSGNPYNSLVQLEDHKGKPRNPLINAGALVICDILVSKFKDPAKEFLDFVHSICSKDNVGYDMSVAKSEKSVGYRNIALCYYLKSFDNIENDPEEVLDFYFTMCSLEMSCENLSRAFMFLVKDSFKTTNNEQLISPKKADRINAIMQTCGFYDESGEFAFMVGLPGKSGVGGGIVALHPEKYCIAVWSPLLNKKGNSYRGMKALQQFTTKTESTIF; translated from the coding sequence ATGATCTTCAAGAACATAGTGAAGGTGAAACAAATGGTTGATTATCAAAAGACAATTGAAGAAATTCACGAGTCCATTCTGAGGGAAGAAAATAAAGGAGAAATAGCTAGCTATATTCCTGAGCTGGCGCAGGTCAATCCTGAGAAATTTGGAATTCATCTGCTAATGGCAAACGGTAAAAGTTATGGTACTGGAGATTCTAAAACCAAGTTTTCTATTCAAAGTATTTCCAAAGTATTGTCTTTAACGCTGGCTTATAAATCAGAAGGTGATTCAATATGGAAGCGAGTTGGTGTGGAACCATCGGGTAATCCGTATAATTCTTTGGTGCAACTGGAAGATCATAAAGGTAAACCGCGTAATCCTTTGATCAATGCCGGAGCGCTGGTAATCTGCGATATTTTGGTTTCCAAATTCAAAGATCCCGCAAAAGAGTTTCTGGATTTTGTTCATTCTATATGCTCGAAGGATAATGTTGGGTACGACATGTCTGTAGCAAAATCAGAAAAGTCCGTGGGATACAGGAATATCGCTCTGTGTTATTACCTCAAATCCTTTGATAATATCGAGAACGATCCAGAAGAAGTGCTGGATTTCTACTTTACCATGTGCTCCCTAGAAATGAGTTGTGAGAATCTGTCACGAGCATTCATGTTTTTAGTTAAAGATTCTTTTAAAACAACGAATAACGAACAGCTTATTTCTCCCAAAAAGGCAGACCGTATCAATGCGATCATGCAAACTTGCGGTTTTTATGACGAGTCTGGTGAGTTTGCCTTCATGGTAGGCCTTCCAGGAAAAAGTGGCGTTGGTGGTGGTATCGTCGCGCTACATCCTGAAAAATATTGCATCGCCGTTTGGAGTCCGCTATTGAATAAAAAAGGTAATTCGTATCGTGGTATGAAGGCTTTGCAACAATTCACTACAAAAACAGAGTCCACCATTTTTTAA
- a CDS encoding DUF421 domain-containing protein produces the protein MNEAFSFDITNVIGILVSSVIIYVIVILYLRVMGKRSTSELNGFDWIVTVSIGSIFASTVLLDNISVFEGAINILVLLILQFITTKLVYRFKGLRGIVKSNPHLLLYKGKFIDENLKKERILKSEIYAEVRQKGFKSIKQIYAIVLETNSKISVIADDDDESIGFSLSDVMGLPDGLKDDLQEHSEGETNG, from the coding sequence ATGAACGAAGCTTTTTCATTCGATATAACTAACGTCATAGGGATATTAGTATCATCTGTGATTATCTACGTCATCGTCATTCTCTATTTAAGGGTGATGGGAAAACGATCGACCTCTGAACTCAATGGCTTTGACTGGATCGTGACCGTTTCAATAGGATCTATTTTTGCATCCACGGTGCTGCTTGACAATATTTCTGTGTTTGAAGGCGCGATAAATATTCTGGTGCTACTCATCCTTCAATTTATAACCACAAAGCTGGTCTATCGCTTTAAAGGTTTGAGAGGTATCGTAAAATCAAACCCTCACTTGTTGTTATATAAAGGTAAGTTTATCGATGAGAATTTAAAAAAAGAACGGATTTTGAAGTCCGAGATCTATGCAGAAGTCCGGCAGAAAGGTTTCAAGTCGATAAAACAGATCTACGCCATTGTGCTGGAAACCAATTCGAAAATAAGTGTGATTGCAGACGATGATGATGAATCTATAGGTTTTTCTCTCAGTGATGTCATGGGACTGCCTGACGGACTAAAAGATGATCTTCAAGAACATAGTGAAGGTGAAACAAATGGTTGA
- a CDS encoding phospholipase D-like domain-containing protein: MHTINFKQTFRNEEFLDNVFIPSKTNWQSTEEQQLSVKESGPKQVLFHNIIEHIEQAEEMICLQSFLIQDTSIIDALVKASQRDVKVFILDAAETRLKTQAYPEDDSFIFDEYKEMINNKFRRNFVHRQAENLHAKFILIDPKSYNANGFLFTGNFNEKPFKENPELGIALDESQTNDLFKLFVYHFWEHTTDEQNDTQTFDKVRPANKFQAPKLDHILCTSPNPDLSNLKSTLHNAIKNAEDQISFSTFGLDIEHELAQGILNKIKSGIEVTIFCRPREKTIVNHISELQKAGAMVFCHPLIHAKSIILDGKEAYVFTANFEKHGMDTGFEVGISLSNKQTKDLIGIYNKWKQDFPLTFHSQKSVQEISNYNAFKNNALITDEISETKKILQKKEITKLMDLTTFLKDTNGTNNFEKHKNLEISKVATLKAFTENESAKLEPVDEVLSKVLIKATSSSKKKKGENRPQEAEIKWRATDKIVVNVNWVKSNKKELLQNINSKWSEYKNMELYGN; the protein is encoded by the coding sequence ATGCATACTATAAATTTCAAACAAACATTCCGTAATGAAGAGTTTCTTGATAATGTCTTTATTCCTTCCAAGACTAACTGGCAAAGTACAGAAGAGCAGCAGTTATCTGTAAAAGAATCAGGACCCAAACAGGTACTTTTTCACAATATTATAGAACACATCGAGCAAGCTGAAGAAATGATTTGCTTACAGTCTTTTCTCATTCAAGATACAAGTATTATAGACGCCTTAGTTAAAGCAAGTCAAAGAGATGTCAAGGTATTTATTCTGGACGCAGCAGAAACACGATTAAAAACACAGGCGTATCCAGAAGACGATAGCTTTATTTTCGATGAGTACAAGGAGATGATCAACAATAAATTTAGAAGAAATTTTGTTCATCGTCAGGCAGAAAACCTTCACGCAAAATTTATTTTGATTGATCCAAAATCATATAATGCCAATGGATTTCTGTTTACAGGCAATTTTAATGAAAAGCCTTTTAAAGAAAACCCAGAGCTAGGCATTGCACTTGATGAATCACAAACTAATGACTTATTTAAGCTATTTGTATATCATTTTTGGGAACACACTACTGATGAGCAGAATGATACCCAAACCTTTGATAAAGTTCGACCAGCAAACAAATTTCAAGCACCAAAATTAGATCATATTCTTTGCACATCTCCCAATCCAGATTTATCTAATCTAAAGAGCACTCTACACAACGCTATTAAGAATGCAGAGGATCAAATTTCATTTTCAACGTTTGGGTTAGATATTGAGCACGAACTAGCGCAAGGGATTTTAAACAAGATTAAATCAGGGATTGAAGTAACCATCTTTTGCAGACCAAGGGAAAAAACAATCGTAAACCATATTTCGGAATTACAAAAAGCTGGTGCAATGGTATTCTGCCATCCACTGATACACGCCAAAAGTATTATCCTGGACGGTAAAGAAGCGTATGTTTTTACAGCAAACTTTGAAAAGCACGGAATGGATACTGGATTTGAGGTTGGTATATCTCTCAGTAATAAACAAACGAAAGACTTAATCGGAATATATAATAAATGGAAACAGGATTTCCCGTTGACATTTCACTCTCAAAAAAGTGTACAAGAAATTAGCAACTACAATGCGTTTAAAAACAATGCACTAATAACTGATGAAATTTCAGAAACTAAAAAAATTCTGCAGAAAAAAGAGATCACAAAACTAATGGACTTAACTACTTTTTTAAAGGATACTAATGGGACGAATAATTTTGAAAAGCATAAAAATTTAGAAATCAGTAAAGTAGCTACTTTAAAAGCATTTACGGAAAACGAATCAGCTAAGTTAGAACCTGTTGATGAGGTACTTTCTAAGGTATTGATTAAAGCAACGAGTTCTTCTAAAAAGAAGAAAGGAGAAAATAGGCCACAAGAAGCAGAGATCAAATGGAGAGCTACAGATAAGATAGTTGTGAACGTAAATTGGGTAAAGTCAAATAAAAAAGAGCTGCTACAAAATATTAATTCAAAATGGTCGGAATATAAAAATATGGAGCTTTATGGAAATTAA
- a CDS encoding porin — protein sequence MNFKQLFIALSMLGAYGVMAQPTTLNEGKEITSGLTISGSGQIWMRYSDLNPGSRINDNPVDHVYDISIRRYRLSFKGRASENINFALLIGNNNLNLKNPDTPPTILEMYMNYKFSDKLIITAGKSGWTGLSRYAAPSSSNSLGLDVNFAAGPLLNFQDDRYRKYSIAAHGISGKLDYRAVIAKPVNTRSNSVLTDDAKLVYNPNSLYTSAYVKYQFLENEPSTPFSAGTFLGTKDILNVGVGFLNQTKSAASLSVQNDTLTHAARSFAIDAFYEQKLTNNHSWTLYAAYLNHDIGPNYVRNLAADNVVDAGQSSSFNGVGNAVPVNGTGNIFVLQAGYLQKLEGEAPLMEGIQPFVTAQYLDLDAFDDPVMLYEGGISFLLRGHNSKFVFGYQNWPVIMKDMSMKTTRNSMAVLMYQFKFN from the coding sequence ATGAATTTTAAACAATTATTTATAGCTCTAAGTATGCTAGGCGCATATGGAGTTATGGCGCAGCCTACAACTCTTAATGAGGGAAAGGAGATCACTTCAGGTCTTACCATTAGTGGTTCTGGCCAGATATGGATGCGATACAGCGATCTGAATCCAGGTTCAAGGATCAATGATAATCCGGTGGACCATGTCTATGATATCTCCATACGTAGATATCGATTGTCCTTCAAGGGTCGTGCGTCTGAAAATATCAATTTTGCGCTATTGATAGGTAACAACAACCTCAATCTCAAGAATCCCGACACACCTCCAACCATACTGGAAATGTACATGAACTATAAGTTTAGTGATAAGTTGATCATTACCGCCGGTAAAAGCGGTTGGACTGGATTGTCTCGCTATGCAGCACCTTCATCTTCAAACTCGCTGGGTCTGGATGTGAATTTTGCAGCAGGACCATTGCTCAACTTTCAGGATGACCGTTATAGAAAATACTCCATTGCGGCTCACGGTATCTCAGGGAAGTTGGATTATCGTGCCGTGATAGCAAAACCTGTCAATACAAGAAGTAATTCCGTTTTGACAGATGATGCAAAACTGGTCTACAATCCCAACTCTTTGTACACTTCTGCCTACGTGAAATACCAATTCTTAGAAAATGAACCCAGCACACCATTTAGCGCAGGGACTTTTCTAGGTACCAAAGACATCCTAAACGTTGGAGTAGGTTTTCTCAATCAAACCAAATCTGCCGCTAGCCTATCGGTTCAAAACGATACACTGACACACGCTGCTAGATCCTTTGCCATTGATGCGTTCTATGAGCAAAAACTGACCAACAATCATTCATGGACACTCTATGCGGCCTACCTCAATCATGATATAGGTCCCAATTATGTACGTAATCTGGCGGCAGACAACGTTGTGGATGCTGGACAGAGTTCTTCTTTCAACGGCGTTGGGAATGCGGTTCCTGTTAATGGAACCGGTAACATCTTTGTTTTACAGGCAGGTTATCTACAAAAACTGGAAGGTGAGGCGCCATTGATGGAGGGAATTCAGCCGTTTGTCACGGCTCAATATTTAGATCTGGACGCATTTGATGATCCCGTGATGCTTTATGAAGGCGGCATCAGTTTTTTGTTGCGCGGTCACAATTCCAAATTTGTTTTTGGATATCAGAACTGGCCCGTCATTATGAAGGACATGTCGATGAAAACCACACGCAATTCCATGGCGGTTTTGATGTATCAATTTAAGTTTAATTAA
- a CDS encoding SLC13 family permease codes for MIKDVQKISGNKSPNRKEPKKWKNLSLLLGPLVFIILHFFIEAPEGMSPEAFSVLAVAIWMAIWWISEAVPIAVTALLPIILFPLTGAMDLKLTTPSYGHKYVFLYIGGFILALAIERWNLHKRIALNILNLVGSKIKYIILGFMLATAFLSMWISNTATAVMMLPIGTAIITQIKINISKKKSKRIGKALMLSIAYSASIGGFASLIGTPPNLVLAGVVEELYGIKISFVDWMMFALPVSLILLCITWIYLTKYAFKLNEAVFPGGHAQIKLMLGELGKMKYEEKAVSWVFLITAMAWIFRSFIEQFIPMIDDTIIAVIAAISLFMISAKSQRRRLLNWDEAVQLPWGIILLFGGGMALASGFTDTGLAEWIAAQLGYLKGLDLFVLMLILVAAVNLLTEVTSNLATTAMLLPVLAPIAFSMGFHPYMIMVAATLAASCAFMLPVATPPNAVVFGSGYLKVKNMVRVGASLNVVSIIVVTIITYFLLPYLWDFDKFHFPLEFQEYMSHLTK; via the coding sequence ATGATCAAAGACGTTCAAAAAATTTCTGGAAATAAAAGCCCCAATAGAAAGGAACCCAAAAAATGGAAAAACCTTTCCCTATTATTAGGACCACTGGTCTTTATCATTCTCCACTTTTTTATTGAGGCACCAGAAGGTATGTCACCAGAAGCCTTTAGTGTATTGGCAGTTGCTATATGGATGGCGATCTGGTGGATTTCTGAAGCAGTTCCTATTGCGGTCACCGCTCTATTACCCATCATATTATTCCCGCTTACCGGTGCGATGGATCTTAAACTAACCACACCTTCATATGGACATAAGTATGTCTTTCTTTATATAGGTGGTTTCATTCTAGCGCTCGCGATTGAACGGTGGAACCTCCATAAACGTATTGCTCTGAACATACTCAACCTGGTAGGATCCAAAATAAAGTATATCATACTGGGATTCATGTTAGCCACGGCTTTCCTATCCATGTGGATCTCAAACACGGCCACGGCCGTGATGATGCTTCCCATAGGAACCGCCATTATTACCCAAATTAAAATTAACATCAGCAAAAAGAAATCCAAGAGAATAGGCAAGGCGCTGATGCTTTCCATTGCCTACAGCGCGTCCATTGGAGGTTTTGCTTCCTTGATAGGAACACCGCCTAATCTGGTTCTAGCTGGAGTTGTTGAAGAACTTTACGGAATCAAAATAAGCTTTGTAGACTGGATGATGTTCGCACTACCTGTTTCATTGATATTGCTTTGCATAACATGGATTTACTTAACTAAGTACGCCTTTAAACTAAACGAAGCCGTTTTCCCTGGAGGTCATGCTCAAATCAAATTAATGCTAGGTGAATTGGGCAAAATGAAATATGAAGAGAAGGCAGTTTCCTGGGTGTTCCTAATAACAGCAATGGCATGGATCTTCAGATCATTTATTGAACAATTCATTCCCATGATTGATGATACCATCATTGCTGTGATTGCTGCGATATCCCTGTTCATGATTTCTGCAAAGTCTCAACGTCGCAGATTGCTCAACTGGGATGAAGCCGTGCAACTTCCATGGGGAATTATCTTATTATTTGGAGGTGGTATGGCACTGGCCAGTGGTTTTACGGACACCGGTCTGGCAGAATGGATTGCCGCGCAACTAGGTTATTTAAAAGGACTGGACCTGTTTGTGCTAATGCTCATACTAGTTGCTGCCGTAAACTTATTGACAGAAGTAACTTCAAACCTTGCAACCACAGCCATGCTCCTACCAGTTCTCGCACCCATTGCCTTCTCCATGGGATTCCATCCCTATATGATTATGGTTGCCGCAACACTCGCAGCTTCCTGTGCCTTTATGCTGCCGGTGGCTACTCCACCTAATGCTGTCGTTTTTGGATCTGGATACCTCAAGGTAAAAAATATGGTGCGGGTGGGTGCCTCCCTGAATGTGGTTTCAATCATAGTAGTAACTATTATCACCTACTTCCTACTTCCCTATTTATGGGACTTTGATAAATTCCATTTTCCTCTGGAATTTCAGGAATATATGAGTCACTTAACCAAGTAA